In the Primulina eburnea isolate SZY01 chromosome 15, ASM2296580v1, whole genome shotgun sequence genome, AATATATTTACACCAGAAGGATGTAGAGCTCGAATCAAAAGTGTCCAtagaagatgtcaagaaaatgATAAGAAAAACACTACAATGGAGATCTATATACATGGTGGGATAGAAACCGACTCCAAGTCagccttaaaattaaaaaaaaaaaccaaagaaTATGAGTTCGTCATACGTCAGCATATCCAATGAACATAGTTGATCAAAATGATATGTAGATTATTTTCAAGAAACATATAAACATTGCTTTATTCAAAACAAGAATACCCACATATCACAGTTTAggttttttgataagaaactaTGATGAAATAAAAAAGAGCAAACTCAAATTAGTTATCAAAACATCTATGGGCGTGTATCACAACTATCAACCACTCCCACTCACAATACAACGTGAGTACGTACACACCGGAATTTTTAGTGTATCTGtgcatacacacacacacacacaaagctTAGAAAACTTTTgttcaaaaattaatatatacatatttgTGTTCAAATATTTGAGCTTTTTTCTCTTGTCTAAATGACCATTATAATTCAATTGTGCATTGATTTAAACAAGAAAAGTGGTGTTATATCACAATTTTAATGGCTCTTAGGAATATATTTTCGCAAAAGACAATTTTTCTTATtgaattattgatattttttaaattaaatataaataaataaaaaagatttTTAATGAATAATTGGGCTCCAAGTGTTGGCAGGTGTATTCCAACAGCATAAACGGCGGCGCTTCATCCCTTTTACTTCGGCAGAGGAATCCGCGTCTACTCTCTCTCGCTGTGCGGGCAGTACAAGAAATTCTAGAAATGTCGGCTCTTAGAACGGTTTTTCTGCTACCGACGGCTTCAATTATACCTTTCTCGCAACTCTCTTCTCCAGGTTACTGTTTTCCGGATAAATTGGCCATTTCGTGCTGCTCAGCGACGTCTCCAGTTGCCGTGGTGAGTGGAAATGTGGATAAGCAGTCTTATGAGAGAAATGAGGTTCGGCTTGGATTGCCGAGCAAAGGTCGAATGGCTACAGACACTCTTGATCTTCTCAAGGTAATTCTGGGTTGTTAATGAACTTAGTGATGATTGTTTGCGATTATATTTTTGAGGAATTTAGTGGGTCGactgattttttttgttttgttttgttttttgggTTGGGACTGAAGGATTGTCAATTGTCAGTGAGGCAGGTGAATCCACGGCAGTATGTCGCTGAAGTGCCTCAGGtgcttctctctctctctctctctctctctctctctctcgagCGTGACATTTCTATAGAAAATTCTTGGTATTATCCGAAGCAAAATCCTTGTTGATTGCTGATATGAGATTAATTTGTTGTGCCTTTTATTTTCCTCGTTGATGAGGTTTACTTaaaatgatattcagttataATTGATACTTTTGAGTTCAAGTTTAGTGTGTTTTTTGTGAGTAAAAACGTGGATGTAGCTTAGTGATCTTGTAGTCAGTTATGGTAATTCTTGTTATGTTACATGAGGCAGTGTCAACAAGACGTAGTTGATTGATGTAGCTGAAACTCAATTGAAGTTAAAGCTTATGCAATTGTACGAAATGTTTTCAGTTAATCCTGTTCTCCCAAAAGATTCACAGCTGCCGTTTTGCTGTGTACTGAACTTGAATATATTTCTGTGATGCCAAAGGGAAGTGGTGTATTGTCTTATATAGTTTTAACTCCTCTCGCGGTCATCAGCTGAAGAGCGTGTACTTGTTTATATGACTTCACTGTAGTTTCTCTTATTTTAGCCTATTCGTGATATTGCAGATTACTAATTTGGAAGTTTGGTTTCAACGGCCTAAAGACATTGTGAGAAAATTAATATCTGGAGATTTGGACCTCGGAATTGTTGGATTGGACACTGTTAAAGAGTACGGGCAGGTAAGAGGGAGTCCATAGGGAGATTGTAGTCTAACATGATGAATTTTTGGAATACTGTGTATAATTAGCATAAAATAACTTCATACAGTCATAATTTTTTGTTGTTATTGTTAAAATCGGTCCATTTTCCACTTCTTGATGctatttatctatgcaacaaaaCCATCCACGCACGTGTTCCCTATGTTATAAGTTACttctgttttttgttttttttgttttttttttttctatttgacGTCATTTGTAGCTGTGCCAGAGGTGGTTATATTTGTTTCAGATGTTGTGGATTACTACTATTGTTGCTGCCCGACAGCACAGAAAAATCCCTTCAGGATAGCCTGATAGGCTAGTCAGAACATGTCCACATCTTGCGAACGACTAACCGGAATTACTAGTTCATTGTTTGCTATATAAACCCATTAAAGATACTTATGGTGGCCGTCTCCTGGTCAAACACCTTTAATTGAATTTTGATTTCCCTGCTGCGGTGCTCTCTTCCACTGTCTGCGACCTCTTCCATATTGGGAGTAGCATGATGTAGGATCCATTTCATTTATAATTCCTTAAGCCTACTTGTTCCAAAACTCTAAAATGTTATCCAGGAAAGGGCGCAAGAGTGTTGATTCCTTTGTAACTGATGTTCAACAGGGGCGCATATGCATAAAAATGGAGTTTTACTCATCTTCAAGGAACCGAAAGAGATGATGATTTGACACCATTGAAAGTAGtgttttattattactagttgTGGCAATGCTCATTCATTATGCATAATGTTGCTGTGAatacatgaattttattttatttttattatatttgccTATAGATTTGTCGTAATGTAGTTTGGGCGTTGATATTCACGTTTCTCTCCAATTACTCAGGTTAAAGTTTGAAGCTTTTTTTACTTTTGGAGTAATCATTCTAGAATAAGGACTTGGATTATATGCAAGCAGTAactctgatttgattgttatacACAATAGTAAATTCCAGTATTTGgaaatatgtatttttttaatttattatcggTAATTGTTTGTACATAATGAATTGTGTATTCGGGCTGTTGACTTGTAGGATTTTGTATAGGATCTTTGacatttatatttttcttttgtagggGAGTGAAGACCTCATTCTTGTCCACGACACTCTGGAGTATGGAGATTGCCGTTTATCCCTAGCAGTGAGTCATTGTTTATTATTGTAATCGATCATCTGCAACTCCttgtttttgaatttttggatAGTGGGTGTATAGTGTTTCTCTCTTTGCTAGATTCCCAGGTATGGCATATTTGAGAATATAAATTCTTTGGAAGAACTAGCTCGAATGCCACAGTGGACACCTGAGAGACCTCTGAGAGTTGCTACTGGCTTCACATATGTATGTATTATTTAAAGAGTACAATTTATTATTGGTCCTGGTTTCCGTTCTTAAAAATCTTTTTATGGTtaaagttttatttaaaataatttttgcaGTTGGGTCATAGGTTTATGGGAGAAAATGGATTGAAGCATGTTACCTTTTCAACTGCCGATGGCGCTTTGGAGGCTGCTCCTGCAGTAAGAATGATATTCTTCCACAAATCATATGCTATCTCTTCCTTAGAAAAtgacttttatatttttttcttctgATTGACAACTTTTCTCCTCATTTTGAGTTGCTAGATCCTGATTTAAGGAACACTTTGTTTTCTGGAGCATGAACCCTTGGGAAAGGTTTTAGAAGCCATCAACAGAAGCatgaaacatattttttttttagaagttCACATCTAGAAATAATGCTCATTAGAGCAATCAGAGGAAATAGAGCTTCATATAATGTTGGAACTTTGATACAAAATGCCATCATGTTATGCGTTGGCTGAGTTGCACTGGTTTTCTACCTATTCATTTAGAGTGTATGGTATAGGACACTGCTAGTCGTCAATAGCCATCTTAATTGAGGGTTTATTTGTAAGACAATACATATAGTTGTGTAAAACTATTGGCATTGAACGTTTTAACTAAAAAATTCAAGCCTGTGTTGCACGGATACGGATACGGATACGGGTATCGTATCGAATACGATACGGATTTGATGATActgcaaattttgaaaatataagatACGATATAGTTATGATACgacaattattaaaatatatataaatattatatatatatatatttatttatttatataaattaatattatatatatatatgtaaacatGTACAAGTTTAGAGGAgtgatttaattaaaaaaaattcaaatttttttgccGAAACATATCTCCGTCGTGTTCATGGCGTATCCTAGCCGCATCCATGACGTATCCGAATGGTCAAACCTACAAAAAGTCAACGACACAGATTTTGCCGTATCCGACATGCGTATCGGCGTGTCGTATCTGTATCGTGTCGTATCCGTGTCCGATACTTCagagaaaaaaatttagaagtATTCGCGCGACATAGATTCAAGCAGTTTTCACCTTAATAAAGTCTTGTAATGAGTGCAAACCAGAGGAGCCACTCTTTGCTTGCAATTTCCATCACAGACTTGCACCTTAAACCTGTTCTTGTCTTCAGCAAAGAACTAAAAGCTGTAGCAGTTTTATGCATATTGAGATATTATGGAGGAGTGCATCCTTTGACCACTTTGCTAATTCTCTTTATGTCTTATGTATGATCTGCTTATCATTGACATTTTTCAGATATTTCTCACCAAGAATTCCTGCAAATCTGAGAGCCTTGTTAATACCACTATGCCAATCCATCAGCAGAAAATTTAAGGTCGAGATAAGAACCTTGAGATTAGTGAGGTCGGTGTAAAAAATTTCTTGGTAAAAGTAAGAGACAAATAAGTGGAAGTTTCTGTTGGGTGAAATGAGCTTCGAAATGCCCTAGGGAAGAAGATGCTGGGTCTTgtatatatattgattttttGAACTATTGACTACAGCCATAGAATTTACTCTATGAAAGTTAGCTCTCACCCACCGTGCACAGATTGTGGAATAATATTAGCTCAGTTATCTCGAATAAACTTTTGTTCAAGTTCGCTGCTAAGTATATACAAGTTTTTCTGCTTGGATGGTTTTTTTAAGCTTTTAATTCATGCTTTGATGCTTTATCATAATACAGCCGTATCTTCTTGAATACTTGCTCACATGAAGCATTCACCCTTGCGAAAATAATTGCTGATTGTTTCCTATTCTTTCAGATGGGGATTGCTGATGCTATTGTGGACCTTGTGAGTAGTGGAACCACGTTAAGAGagaataatttgaaagaaatcGAAGGTGGAATTATTTTGGAAAGCCAGGTAATTACTAATGTTATTTCTGATCTATACATGCCTTCAAaagatcaggatctggttcagAAATGGTTATGCTAATTGATTTATAGTTGTTGCTTCGGAATCTCGTTTGACCTTGGTTTGCTATTTCAGGCTGTTTTTGTTGCTAGCAAAAGGTCATTGATCCAACGGAAGGGTGTGCTTGATGTAACACATGAAATGATTGAAAGATTGGAGGCACATTTAAGGGCTGCTGGACAGTTCACGGTATGAATTGGTTGCTTTCTATGTTCAACTATAATCTTCTTGTTATTTCTGTTCCTTGACGGTtctcattgcaggtaactgccAACATGAGGGGTAGAAATGCAGAAGAAGTGGCTGAGCGAGTTCTGAGCCACACCTCTCTATCTGGTTTGCAGGTCAGACCAACTTGTTATATTGGGTGGTATTTAGTGATGTTGATAACTTCCGACGGGGTATCAATTGATAGTATTCTTTTTCTAGATCTAAAGCTTCTTTCTTTGTGTTTTACTTTGTATGCAGGGACCCACTATAAGCCCAGTTTTTTCCAAGCGTGACGGGAAGGTAGCAGTGGAATATTATGCTATAGTTATTTGTGTACCAAAGAAAGCTCTTTACAAGTCTGTTCAACAGCTTAGAGCGGTGAGAATTTACTCTTGCTGCTACATCTATGTGTGCTTGTTCATGCGTGGGGCCGTGGGTAACTTTTCTGCTATGGTCTTGAGAAGAACATTTCTATAAGCTTTATTGTAACAAGTATAGCTTGATTGGAATTGGATTGTCCCTATTGGCGAACTGCGTCCCATCTTCAGTTGACAATAGTTCTAGCATCAAAACCTCTTTTTCCACGTTTATCTACACTTTTGAGTGTATTTCCATTTTACACCGGGATCTTAAGGTTGTTTGTTTGTCCATTTCATCTTCTTCATTTGACATCAGTATCATATTGTCATGTTTATTTCTGCGTTGTGGCTCCGGGGAAGATTTTTCTTTTGATCCTGTTCTTGTACTCATCTTATCCTGCAAAGATATGTTCTATATGTGCTGTTTGTGTGTTTTTACAGCTCATCTCCACCTTTTCACTTGCGAGTTTGCGTTTGCTTGTGATTACCATTTGTTTGCCTCAAATACAATTTCTCTCTTTGGGAAATGGCGGAGGTATTTACATCTCAGTTATCATCTGGTGCAGATTGGAGGCAGCGGGGTTCTCATTTCTCCTCTGACCTACATTTTTGACGAGGAAACTCCAAGATGGCACCAACTTCTTTCAAACTTGGGGCTTTAGAGCATCAGTGTATCCTGTGCCTTCTTTGTCGTCCTCAACTGTAAACGGGAAGCCGTATCATGAAAATTCCAAGTATCAACAAATTTCTTATCATCTCTCGTTTCAGTTAATAACTCGTGTTCTGCAACAATTGGAGAAAATCAGTTCATCTCCACTTGCTTTAGGACTTCAGGGGGTTGGTGGCTGTACCATTAATTATGTAACCTATTTGCGTCACTTGCATAGATTTTTGGTTGAGGAATGAATGTATGATATGAATGTGTTCTTTGTTGTATTAAAATTTTCGCTTTAATATTTATGCCTACAATTACTAGGTAGATTTATTCTCGTGCGTTTGTAAACAAGAAATCAAACGTTCTACAttaatgaacatcattgatgtTTAGTTCTATTATTTAAGAGATCGTGCTTAGAAATTAAGCTAAAATATTCTGTATGAATTAATAGACTTGGAACGACAGAGATATAGaaaaacacattaaaaacaTTTAGACTTGTACCCTTGTTCTTCTTGCCAAGGAATATAATTTATGCCATTATGTCTTCTTCTGCGTTGTCCACAAGGTATCTGAGTTAGTTCTCAATACTGGCTTTGTAATTTCTGTCCAGGCGTCCACTGTGGAGGCACAATAATTTGAAACAATGGTTGGTGTGGCTATTTGATGATTGCCACGTCCGTCCTGTTGTACTTGGGCTCAATATTGTCATATTCCTTAAGCCCAATTACGTGTCTGTGTTTAAGCCCATAAAAATTTGAGAATGGTTTGATCTTCAAGCGACCAGAGCTAGACAGCCTTTGGAGAAACTGGAATCGTAAAACCAGTTGTGCACCTGGTATGATTTCTACTGCGCTTGTGCAAGAAACCTACTCCGATCTGGAAAATCCATCAGAGGACCAAACAATTTAGACAAGGTGAGAAATGAGTGATTGAATATTACAAAACACAATGGCAAGTGTTGGACCTCGGATATGAAGAATCATGGGAACGCAAACCTGACAGTATCAAATTCCATAAACGGATGGAGAATGACAGACTTTGAGTTTTTGGCTGGGTTAAACCGTGAATCGGACCAAGTCATACGACTTATCTTGGGCAGAAATCCTCTACCATAACTGAGTGAAGTACTCGCAAAAATACGTCAAGAAAAGGGAGATGTGTCACCTACTGTAGAGTCCGAGCATTGATCAGCAAGAAAAAATTTCCCAACACTCAAATCTCGACAAGATAAAATACAACTCTGGTGTTACTATTGTAACAAACCGTGGCATACTCGAGAGAATTGTTGCGATTTACATGGTAAGCCTCCAAATTGAAACCGAAGAATATGAAACCGAAGGGACATGGTGATTCAAAATCTTATCTCACGGGAAAAGAAGAACCAAATAACGCAGACATTTCCTCTGGGGCACCAACTTTCAGTAAGGAGCAATTAGATCCACGGTATAAATTGTTCCAATTCTTACTGTGTGTTTGGAAACTAATGATTTGGGAGGATTTCATAGGATTTGGTAGGGTTGAGCAAAATATCGGTCAAACtgagaaaaccgaaaaaaccgaaaaaatttagaaattcggttcggtttaatCGGCTTAATCGGGTTATTCGGTTTAGAAATTCGGTTTAATCGGtttattcggttcggttttcttgGGAAAAAATCGGTTAGACCGATAAAaccgaatatatatatatatatatatatatatatatatgtatatatatatatatatatatatatatatatatatatatatatatatgttgggcATCAAATTTGGATAGGATGCATTTTTATTTCTACTGGGCTTTTTACATGATGGAAAGTTGGAAACCCAATTCTATTGAAATAAACCCAACTATTGGCTGCCCTAACTCGGTAATAAAATTCAGTTGTAGTTTTGTGTAAATATCTCTGTATATTTGAATCATGTATTAAATTCAGTTGTAGTTTTGTGTAAATATGGTTAAAaagtttatttaataaaaaatcggttatttcgatcgaaaaccgaaataaccgaatttTTATCGGTTCGGTTTCCTcggttttcttttcaaaattcggtcggttcggttttccaaaaatacatttcggtcggttcggttttcaaAAAGTTCGGTTAGGTCGGGTCGGTTCTGACCGATTGCACACCCCTAGGATTTGGAGttggaattggatttggaaattcaagtatttgaaattccatttggtgtttggtttaaaatttaaaaatggtatTTACAAATACATTTTTTGTTTGGAGAAGAAAAGATTCGaatttggaattttaaaattttactgaGCTACccttaaaaatcatataaacataaataatccaAACAAGTTTAGAAATTAATAATTCTTCTCTATTATTTGTGtttgtaaattcaaaaattaattattatttattaatcatagtgcacataaatcataattaaaaaatcatcaaataacttcaaactttaacataaaattaattattaaacgtAAAAAGAGACTTTGGTAATTActctaatttttattatattaatcatTAAATAACACACGaaacttataaaatttaaacgaaATCTTTCaacttctaaaaaaaattaaaaggaaaaaaGTCTTAACCATGTAGAAGCTTTTGGTGGAGAATGATTTGTTGATAAGAATGATGTATTGGATAACAAAAGTAattgtatatttttaaaatccaaattcCATCAAATCTTATCCAATTTGATAGGATTTGGATATACACATTGAAATCCAATGAAATCCcattaaattttaaacaaaTCCATCCTTTTTTTGAATCACCTTGCCAAACAGTAAAAataggattttgaaatccaaatcCCATGAAATCCTCTCAAATCTTGGTTGCCAAACACATTGTTACATTTTTCACACCCCATTTCGTCACCAGTATCATGTGCTCTGGCACAAATGTAATTATTTACAATCCACTGCTTTTAATGTGTCCACCTTTAGGGGTGCCAATAGGGTCGGATGGGTCGGGTTTCGGGTCAACCcacgtgttttttttttatttttaacccGAATCCAACCTGAACCCGAAACAACCCGAAAACCTCCAACCCGAACACGAACTCCTCTAACCCGACTCAACTCATCTAACTCACTTAAcccgaattttatttatttattttttaaaaaataatgaatttaaattcgaaaaaataaaaaataataataatattttaatttaaacatataataacaaaatttccgatttaaatttgaagtttaatgatagaaaattaaaaatatatttactaaatcaaattaataattgttaaaaaaaataaaaaatatacaaaataaatattaaatgatcaaaatttatcatataaatatacaataaattttgttcaaacatacaatatataaaaatataggtaatattttcaacaaaaaaaaattcgggTCAACCCGAAACCCGTCTAACCCGAACCCACCCACCCAACCCGAAAAACCCCAACCCGAACCTGGTTTTTTTCATGTTGGGTCGTGTCAGGTTGAGAGGTCGTGTTGTATTTTGCCACCTCTATCCACCTTTTTCTCTCAAGACAATATTTTCTCCAGACCACCATTGACAGCCAGTTGTAAAAAATCTTGGAATATATGCAAAAAATGATACCAAAAATGGGGAATTAGAAAACTATAAAAAGCGTGAATAGCGGAAAAAACAGAAAGGGCTAAATTCGAAGAAGATAGAAAAAGAAGAGTGGTAGCAGTGGCGGTTCAATGGTACTCACTTGTGACATTGTCATTTCATTATCTCGATAAAATACAATCCATCTTTCTGATCTTACATCTTTTTATGAACTAATATTATATCTGTGCAGCTTGGTTTTGTCATCacaaaaaggaaaaaattgTTAGGATATCTTCTATTAACATTGGGTTTTGGTGATTGAAAAATACACAGTATCAAGTGATTTCAGGATCCAGCCGCTCATTTTATTGTAATAAAGGTTTTTCAAACCGCTGGATTTCTTCAAGCCATTTTAGGATCCAACCGCTGGATTTTTTCAAGCCATTTCAGTATTTCAAGCCGCTCGATCTAGAAATCAAACCGTTGGACTGTATTGAACTATAACTGCAAGACATCCTTTAACAAGTAACTGGTCCAAATTATTGAATTCAAGCCATTGTTTTCCAAACGCAACATTGATCATTCCCAAAAGTATGGTGCATTTTGAACCATTTAGATAGAAACTCAATCTAgaaagatgacacatttttcTAACAACTTCCAAAATGACAAGAAGCCACTCTATTCGGACATTGTATGTCAACTTTGTCAAAAGGCGTGAACTTGAATTCAAGGGAACACTAATGAGCATTTAATGATTTGTATGGAATATGTCCATATTATCAGAAAACATTACATATGATCGTAAAAAGAGATTTTGACTGTTGAACCAATCTACTATAAATATGCAGTACATCTCAAAGAAAGACACTACCGAAACTATTTCAAATCACTGAAACTTTCAAGAAAACAAAAGTTTGCATACTTTAAGATTTTTTAGAACACTTACGGTTTCTACTGACTGTTCAACCAAAGCACACTCATCTATAATATATCAGATCTACAAGGATCAATTTGGGCTACCTCAACCAAGTCAAGTCATTACAAAGTTGACGTTGGGTCatcatcattatttattgtgttGTTTGGTGAACCTAGGGTTCGTAAACATCAAGTCCTTGTAAGCTAATCtctaaggcatagtttggtacatgggataatggagggattgataaataatcctccttatcctatgtttggtacatttttaaaaagctcgtgataatatcatgggcctttgataaataattttttagagggataaaatatctcttctattatgtgtgataattttaatataataataaaatgtactacaaatgacttaattaccctcactttacaaatgatttttataaatctatgctagtaggtagaaaataaaattaaataattatttttattttttatatatattatataatatgataattatataaatgatttcgagataattatattaataatttttataaatctcaataaaattattagtatcactcgataaaccttaaaaattgatatttgacttgactcgcaaaatcaagggctcaattatcatattatataatatataaaattaggtaaaaataaataaatcatgcaaactcTATCGACGcatgaataaataaaaaatatgaactcaagcaacaactttgaaattataaaatttattatgataaggttaattttgtcattacaatctaatatataaatttaatcgctcttattaaaatcatactaaacattaaatataatatcctacatcttatttatcattaatttatccttatattatttatcacatgtttatcctatcatgtgtaccaaactatgcctaagaGTTTCAATTTAGGTAGTGTGATAAGTTATAACTGAAGTGAGTCGTTATAAGATGTTGTAAAGCCAAAATTTTTTAGTGGAAATCTTCCTAAGTGGAAGAAGGGGCGACGCACGAATTTTatcttcgaacatccataaaacttTATGTGTCCTTTATTTACGCAATTTTACCTCTTTGCTTATTAATATCTTCATATCTTTTCTTGTTAAATTGCCAACTTTTGTGTATGTCACTAGCCTAACAGGCTATTTCCACACTTATTTTATAACAAGTGGTCCAGTAAGTCTAGTCATTCAAGAACACGTATTAATAGCTTGAAAAGTGTTAAGAACATTTTAAAGATTTTCAAATAAATCTAATTGTTTATTCATCCCCTCTAAACATGTTT is a window encoding:
- the LOC140814119 gene encoding ATP phosphoribosyltransferase 2, chloroplastic-like; translated protein: MSALRTVFLLPTASIIPFSQLSSPGYCFPDKLAISCCSATSPVAVVSGNVDKQSYERNEVRLGLPSKGRMATDTLDLLKDCQLSVRQVNPRQYVAEVPQITNLEVWFQRPKDIVRKLISGDLDLGIVGLDTVKEYGQGSEDLILVHDTLEYGDCRLSLAIPRYGIFENINSLEELARMPQWTPERPLRVATGFTYLGHRFMGENGLKHVTFSTADGALEAAPAMGIADAIVDLVSSGTTLRENNLKEIEGGIILESQAVFVASKRSLIQRKGVLDVTHEMIERLEAHLRAAGQFTVTANMRGRNAEEVAERVLSHTSLSGLQGPTISPVFSKRDGKVAVEYYAIVICVPKKALYKSVQQLRAIGGSGVLISPLTYIFDEETPRWHQLLSNLGL